A window of Dehalococcoidia bacterium genomic DNA:
GACTTCTTCTCGCTTGGCCACTATCTCAGGATGGCGTGGAGCACCGTGCTCACAAACAACCTGTACTCCGCCGACCTCGTGGCCTTCGTCCCCGGAGAGGCGCTTTCGCAGATCGAGCTTCCGGCGACCGATAACAACCTGGCGATGCTGCTCCGCGACCAGGCGGGCCTCGTGGCCCAGGAGCTTCCCCGGAGGGCCGCCACACAGTTCAACATCGACTCTCCCGCCGATCTCGCCATACTCAAGCTCATCGGCGGCGCCGGCCCGCGTCTGGAGGCGTGGCTTGAAAAGGCCGCTCTCGATGTCGAGCCTTACCAGCGCGTCCTCACCGCGTTCGCCGATAGCGGCGCCGAAGTGCTGGTGGCGGGCCGCGTGGGAAGCCAGGTCTGGCAGCATCTGGAGAAAGAGACCGCATGCCGCGTGCGAGTCTTCTCGGAAGAGCGCGGGATGCAGGCCTCCGGTCGCGAAAAAACGCGGCAGGCCCGCTCGCTGCTCGGATACCACCTGCAGGAAGTGGGCTGTAGCCGCTTCTTCGAACAACTTGCCACCCTGGCGGACGTAGCCCTCATCGACAGCCGCGTCCTCCTCGCTCACCTCGGCCTTGCGCCCTCACGCGCCGACCGCTTCCTCTCCGACCTGGCCCGGCACGACCAGATAACGGATCCCTTCCTGCGGGAATTCACCGAGGCAGCGGCAAATGCTCCCATCCCCGTCATACTGGGGGGCCATTCGCTGGTGGCCGGCGGCCTGATGGCGCTCATCGAAAAGGCGTGGAGCGAGCACGATGCGGCCGCGGCGGCCAACGCCGCGTCCTGATCGCCGTCGTCCGGCCGTGCTCCGAAATAGCGGTCGCCCTAAGCTACCGACCGGCGGGTTTAACTCAGCTTGACAGCCTCACAATCAATAGGATACGCTCACGACGGTGTTAGGGAACTCTTCGACGCCACGGCTGCCTTCCAGGACTTCCAGCGTCGGCATAGGCCACAGGTTATTGCTGGCGTTCCTGGTCGTTCTGTTTGCCCTCGGCGCCGCCTACGGCGCCCTCGTCCTCGTCAGCCGCATCGATGAGATCCTCTTTCCCGGAAACGGCCTGCGACTCAGCGGCGGCCTCGGTAAGCTGCCCGGGGTCGACAGCGGGACCGGCAACGGCATCGGCAGCGAGCGCATCAACTTCCTCGTGATGGGCCTCGACCTTCGCCCCTCGGAAGGCGACGCCCCCTCCCGCAGCGACACGATGTTCATCCTCACGCTCGACCCGAAGACGAAGACCGCCGGCATACTGGGGATCCCCCGTGACCTTTACGTCGAAATCCCCTACGAAGACGGCGGCTACTATGAGGACCGCATAAACACCGCCTTCATCATGGGCGAGGTCAACGGGTATTCGGGCGGGGGCCGCGCGCTCGCCATCGACACGGTCGAGCGCAACATCGGCGTAAAGATACACCATTACATCATCATCGACTTCGAGGGGTTCAAGGAACTTATCGACGCGCTCGGCGGCGTGGACGTCGACGTGCCGGAGTACCTGTACGACCCCGAGTACTCAGAGAGTGAACTGCCGGGCGACTACGACCCGCAGGAATTCTTTCCGGGGGTGCAGCACATGGACGGCAAGACCGCCCTCGCTTACGCCCGCATCCGCCGCCCATCGAACGATTTCGACCGCATACAAAGGCAGCAACGCATAATCTTCGCCGCCATGGACGCAGCCCTCGATCAGGGCGTCCTCCGCAATGCCCTTGAACTCTGGAAAAAGTACAAGGACGCCATCGACACCGACGTGAACGACTTCCAGATCCCGGGTCTCGCCGCGCTGGCCAGCGATATACCACCCGAGAAGGTGGCCGCTCTCTCGCTCGGCGCCTGCACCACGGACTGGGTCACCGATGAGGGCGCCCAGGTGCTGCTGCCTGCCGAAGACTGCATCCAGCGACTCGTCAACGCCCTCTTCTCCGACCAGAGCATCCTTGAAGAGAACGCGCTGGTGGAGATTCAGGACGGGACAGGTGAGGACAGCCTCGCGGAGGAAACGTATGACCTGCTTGTTGATCTCGGGTTTCCCGAGGAATCGCTCATCAGCGTCCTCCCACCCGACGGCGGCGTCTTCCCCCAGACTGTGATTCTGGACTTCAGTGGAGGAACGAAAGACTACACGCTCAGCAGGCTGGCCGAGTGGCTGAAAGTGCCGCCCGAGCAGGTCCGGCAGGCGCTGCCGGAGGAAGAGGCGCTCCGCAACACCAACGCCGACATCGTCGTGCAGCTGGCGTCGGACGTCGAAGCCGCAATGGTCGATTGACCGCGGCCGGGCGCGTTCGCCCATCGCGCGGAAAGAAAAAGCCGCGTCCCTGTTCGGGCGCGGCTTTCCCGTTGCCGGAGCGGGTCTAGGAGCCGGTCTCCTTTTTCTTCGTGCGGCGGGCCCGCGCCTTGGGGGCGGCGGGCGCCGGCTCCGCCGTCGCGGAGGCGGCAGCGGCGGCAGCCGCGTACTTCCTCATCAGCCGCGACTTGCGACGGGCCGCGTTGTTGGGATGTATAATCCCCTTCTCCGCCGCCTTGTCGAGCGCGCTCACGGCGTGGCGGACGGCCTTCTCCGCTTCTTCGAGCGCTCCCCCTTCGATCAGGGGAAGGGCCTTGCGGACCTCCGTCCTGGTGGCGCTCCGCACAGACCTGTTTCGCTGACGGCGTCGCTCGGCCTGTCGCGCCCGCTTCGCCGGGGACCTGCTCTCTGCCAAGATAGTCTCTCCTCGTCCGGTCTGTTGACTATATTAGAGCACCTCTCCCGTGGTGTCTAGGGATGCTATAATCTCTGCGAATCTCACAAACGAACGAGAGCATGGAAGAGTCGAGGGCGCAGGGCCCCAGCGGTGGGCTTGCCGCCGCGGCCATCATCGTAGCGGTCGGTTTCTTCGGCAGCCGGCTGCTCGGTCTGCTCCGCACGGTCGCCATCGCCCAGGGCTTCGGCACCAGCCCCGAGCTCAGCGCCTACTGGGTTGCCTTTCGCCTGCCAGACATGGTGTTCCAGCTCCTGGCGGGCGCGACCCTCGCCAGCGCCTTCATCCCCGTCTTCTCCCAGTACTATCTGCGACGCACGAGCGACGAGGCCTGGCGCCTCGCGAGCTCGGTGCTCAACCTCATCTTCCTTGCCACCATCGCCTTTGCCCTGGTCGGCTTCATCCTCGCGCCTTGGCTCGTCCCGATCATGGCCCCCGGCCTGGGAGAA
This region includes:
- a CDS encoding LCP family protein, whose amino-acid sequence is MLAFLVVLFALGAAYGALVLVSRIDEILFPGNGLRLSGGLGKLPGVDSGTGNGIGSERINFLVMGLDLRPSEGDAPSRSDTMFILTLDPKTKTAGILGIPRDLYVEIPYEDGGYYEDRINTAFIMGEVNGYSGGGRALAIDTVERNIGVKIHHYIIIDFEGFKELIDALGGVDVDVPEYLYDPEYSESELPGDYDPQEFFPGVQHMDGKTALAYARIRRPSNDFDRIQRQQRIIFAAMDAALDQGVLRNALELWKKYKDAIDTDVNDFQIPGLAALASDIPPEKVAALSLGACTTDWVTDEGAQVLLPAEDCIQRLVNALFSDQSILEENALVEIQDGTGEDSLAEETYDLLVDLGFPEESLISVLPPDGGVFPQTVILDFSGGTKDYTLSRLAEWLKVPPEQVRQALPEEEALRNTNADIVVQLASDVEAAMVD
- the rpsT gene encoding 30S ribosomal protein S20, which produces MAESRSPAKRARQAERRRQRNRSVRSATRTEVRKALPLIEGGALEEAEKAVRHAVSALDKAAEKGIIHPNNAARRKSRLMRKYAAAAAAASATAEPAPAAPKARARRTKKKETGS